One Ornithinicoccus hortensis genomic window, GGGAGATGTACGACACCTGGTACCGGATGACCTTCATGCTGCAGACCTCCGAGGTGCTGCGCGAGCGGATCCGGTCGGTGATCACCCACCGGTTCCCCGCCGAGCAGTGGGAGGACGCGTTCGCGACCGCACGGTCCGGGCGGTGCGGCAAAGTGATCATGGACTGGAGCTGAGGAGAGACACATGTATGCCGTGAAGCAGGACCTTGCCGACGAACTGGACGCGATCCGGGACGCCGGGCTGTACAAGGAGGAGCGCGAGCTGACCTCCCCGCAGTCGGCGCACGTGACCACCGGGTCCGGTGCGGCGCTCAACTTCTGCGCCAACAACTACCTCGGGCTGGCCGACCACCCCGACGTGGTCGCCGCCGCCCGCGACGCCCTGGACGACTGGGGCTTCGGGATGGCCTCGGTCCGGTTCATCTGCGGCACCCAGTCCCAGCACCGGGACCTGGAGCGGGCCATCGCCGAGTTCAGCGGCACCGAGGACGCGATCCTGTTCCCGTCCTGCTTCGACGCCAACGGCGGTGTCTTCGAGGTGCTCTTCGGCGCCGAGGACGCGATCATCTCCGACGAGCTGAACCACGCCTCGATCATCGACGGCGTCCGGCTGAGCAAGGCGAAGCGGTTCCGCTTCCGCAACCGCGACATGGCCGACCTGCGGGCCCAACTGGAGGCCGCCCGCGACGGCGGCGCCCGGCGCACGGTCGTGGTCACCGACGGCGTCTTCTCGATGGACGGCTACTACGCCCCGCTGGAGGAGATCTGCGACCTGGCCGAGGAGTTCGGCGCGATGGTGATGGTCGACGACTCCCACGCGGTCGGCTTCGTCGGCGAGCACGGCCGCGGCACCCACGAGCACTGCGGGGTGCTGGACCGGATCGACATCATCACCGGGACCCTCGGCAAGGCCCTCGGCGGCGGCAGCGGCGGCTACGTCGCGGCGCACACCGAGATCGTCGAGCTGCTCAAGCAGCGGGCCCGGCCCTACCTGTTCTCCAACGCGGTCGCCCCCTCGGTGGTCGCCGGCTCCCTGAAGGCCCTGGAGATCGCCCGCGACTCCGACGAGCCGCGGGAGGCACTGCGCCGCAACTCCGAGCTGTTCCGGTCACTGATGACCGAGGCCGGGTTCGAGCTGCTGCCGGGCTCGCACCCGATCACCCCGGTGATGTTCCCCGGCGAGGACGGCGCCCGGAAGGCCACCGAGATCGCCGACGCGATGCTCGCCCACGGCGTCTACGTGATCGCCTTCTCCTACCCGGTCGTCCCCCAGGGCAAGGCCCGGATCCGCGTCCAGCTCTCCGCCGGGCACTCCGAGGACGACGTGCGCGCCTGCGTCGCCGCCTTCGTCGCCGCCCGCGACGAGGTCGGCTGACCTACTCCTGACCGGACGCGTCGTCGGGCGGTCCCAACCCCGACCGGACGCGTCACCAGGCGGTCTGCAGGGGGCACCGGACGCGCCATCGGGCGATCGGGGTCGGTCTGCGCGCCCGTGCCCTCCGTGGAGGGGCCCACCCCGGTGGTCGCGAGGCCGCCCCTGGTGAGAACGTGTCCCCATGAGCGCTGCCCCGATCCTCCTGCGCAACGCGCGGATCGTGCCCATCGGCACCCCCGGCACAGCAGGCACCACCGCCACCGAGCCCACCGACCTGCTCCTGTCCGGCGGGCGGGTCACCGCGGTCGGCGAGGCCGCCACTGCCGACGGTGTGCCGTCAGCCACCGAGGTCCTCGACCTGGCCGGGCGGTGGGTCATCCCGGGGCTGTGGGACCAACACGTGCACATGTCCTCGTGGGCCCAAGCGCTGCAACGGATCGACGTCAGCGGCTCGGTCCGCCCGCAGGACGTGGTGGCCCGCATCGCGGCGCACCTGGAGAATCTGCCCGAGGGCGACCGGCCGTTCGCGGTGACGGGGTGGGGCTACCGGTCGGCCAACTGGGACGACCTGCCCTCGGTGGCCGAGCTCGACGCGGTGAGCCAGGGGCTGCCGGTCGTGATCTACTCCGGGGACGGGCACAGCGGGTGGCTCAACACGGCCGCCCAACGGCTCCTCGGGCTCGAGCCGACCGCGACGTCGCTGGACGAGGACGCCTGGTTCGCCGCGTTCACGAAGTTCACCGCCATCCCGGAGGTGGCCCAGGAGGGCGAGCAGGGCCTGGGTCCTGCGGCCCGCGAAGCGGCCGCACGCGGCATCGTCGGGCTGGTCGACCTGGAGTTCGACTCCTCCTTCGGGTTCTGGCCCGCCCGGGTCGCCCGGGGCGTGGACGAGCTGCAGATCCGCACGGCGGTCTACCCGGACCGGCTCGACGACCTCATCGCCCTGGGCCGGGCGACCGGCGATCCGTTCGAGGACACCGGTGACCTGGTGCGGATGGGTCCGCTGAAGGTGATCACCGACGGCTCCCTCGGCACCCGGACCGCGCACTGCTGCGACCCCTACCCCGCGACGCTGCAGGGCGACTTCCCCCACGGCAAGCAGAATGTCCCCGGCCCCGAGCTGGAGGAGCTGCTCCGCACCGCCACCGGCCACGGCCTCGACGTGGCCGTGCACGCCATCGGCGACGCGGCCATCGAGATCGCGTTGCAGGCCTACGCGGCCAGCGGCGCCCAGGGCTCGATCGAGCACGCCCAGCTGACCACCCCGGCACAGCTGTCCCGTATGGCGACACTCGGCATACGGGCGAGCGTGCAACCCGCCCACCTGCTGGACGACCGTGACCTCACCGCCCGGTGCTGGCCGGGGCGGGAGGAGCGGTGCTTCGCGTTCCGGTCGATGCTCGACGCGGGCATCCCGCTGGTGCTCGGCTCGGACGCGCCGGTCGCGCCGCTCGACCCGTGGCTGGCGATCGCCGCGGCGGTGCACCGGTCGGCCGACGAGCGCGAGGCGTGGGTGCCCGAGCAGGCGATCACCGCCGCGGAGGCCCTCGCCGCCAGCACCGACGGCGCCGGGACGGTCGCCGCCGGGCACCGCGCCGACCTAGCCGTGCTGGACCACGACCCGCTCGCGCCGGCCGAGGGCACCGCGACGGCGGGCCAGCGGTTGCGGGGGATGACGGTGGCGCTGACCGTCAACGGTGGACGGGTCACCCACTCCGCGCTCTGAGCCGGGTCTGGTCGGCGGGCGGCGCATCCCGCTACCGTGGGCCATGGTCACCGCGAGCGCCCCGCTCCCGGCCGTCGTGCGGCCCGCTGCCCTCGTCGCCGTCGTCGCCTCCGTCGTCGACCTGACCTTCCTGGCGGCCTTCCACGTCCTGCAGCCCGACGTCGACCCGCTCACCACCGCCACCAGCTCCTACGTGCACGGCACCGCCGGCCAGGCCTCGCAGGTGGCCACGCTGGCCGCGGGGGTGGGCGCACTGAGCCTCGCTGTCGCGCTGCGCACGGTGGGTCGTGGGTCCCGCTGGATGGTGGGGCTGGCGCTGCTGGTGGTCTTCGGCCTGGCCAAGGTGGTGCATGCCTTATTCCCGATCGCCCCGGACGGGGCCTCCACCGGCACGGGGGCCGTCCACAACCTCACCGGCAACCTGGCCTTCTTCGTGTTGCCCGTCGCCGCGGTGCTGCTCGGGTCGCTGGTCGCCCGCGCCACCGGCCGCCGGGTGGTCGGCGTCCTGGGGGGGGTCGTCGCGGCCACGACCGTGGGCGTCCTCGCCGGTGATGCCGTGGGCGCCTTCGGCCTGGCCCAGCGGGTCTACCTGGTGTCCGCGGCGGCCTGGGTGGCGACCTGCGCCTGGGCGGTCCTCGCCCCAGGTAGGACCCCGACGCGGGGCGGGTGAGGGAACCGAGGTCCCGGCCTAGCTGTGTCCGCCGAGGCGGACCACGGCATACCGGCCGGGGCCCACCTCGACCGGCTGGGTGGCCGCGCCGGCATTCAACAGGTCGTGGCGTCCCAGGGTGCACTCCTCACCGGATGCGCTCACGACGCGCAGTCCCTCGACGAGGGAGACCAGGAGGAGTCGGGTCCCCGAGTGGGGGTCCAGTCGCGTGGCCGTGGCGGACGAGGTCACCTGCACCTCCGACCGTGCCCCGTGGCCGGTCATCACGTTGAGCGCGAGGGACGGACCCGGCGTGACGCGGCAGGTCACGGGGTCGTCACCGCTGAACCTGTATGGCGTGTCCCGCTCGAGCGTGTGCGTCCAGTTCTCGCTGGTCAGGACCACCGGGGACCCGTCGATCAGGGTGATCACCCGGTCCAGTCCGGGGAAGGTCAAGAGCGACCCGGACCGGGTGATGTCGGCGATGCTGACCCGCCAGCCCACGTCATACGACCGAGCGTCCGGGGGTGCGCTGGCCAGCTCCCGGGTGACCCCGCCACCGTTCTTCCACGGGACCGGTGAGAGCCCGGCCCACCGGGTGACCTGCATCCCCGCGTCAGTCACGGGCACCCCTCCGCCACGGCTTGCCGCGCTCCCACCAGCCCGACGGCGACTCATCCCGGATCCAGTGGGCGGTGGACTCCACGTTCCCCAGGTTGCAGAACTTCCACAGCTCCTTTGCAGCCCTGGAGTACTGAAAGATCACCTCGTCGACCTCGAACGCATCCAGCTCCCCCGCCCGGTGTCGACGGACCGCCTCCTCGACGTGGCCGACCAGTCGGCCCAGTTCGGCCTCGTGGTAGGCCGCGACCTCCTGGCGCGCCGTCCGCCGCTCCGCCTTGCTGGACATGTCGTCGAATCTAGCCGACGGCGCCGAGGGCGGGCCGGTCCTCGGCGACCTGCTTCACACGTCCTCGACGAGACCGGTGGCGCGTCCGGTGCCCCTGGTGGACCGCCAGGTCAGGCGTCTGGTGGGGGTGAAACGCCGACCCGTCACGCGTCCGGTGCCCCTTGCGGGCCGCCCGGTGACGCGTCCGGTCGGGAGTGGGGGGGTGGGGGGTCAGAGCCAGCCGGAGCGGCGGAAGGCGCGGTAGAGGACGACGCAGACCAGCACCATGAAGGTGATCACCATCGGGTAGCCGAGGGCCCAGTGCAGCTCGGGCATGGTGTCGAAGTTCATCCCGTAGATGCCGGCCACCATCGTCGGGACGGCGGCCATCGCCACCCAGGCGGAGATCTTGCGCATGTCGGCGTTCTGTTGCACCGAGACCTGGGCCAGGTGGGCGTTGAGCACGTCGGTGAGCAGCCGGTCGTATGTCTCGATGTGGTCGGTGACCCGGATCAGGTGGTCGGCGACGTCCCGGAAGCGCAGCTTGAGCTCCGGGGACTGCATCGGGCCGGAGGCCTCGTGCAGCCAGGTGACGGGGCGGACCAGCGGCTGGGCGGCCCGCTTGAACTCCAGCACCTCCCGCTTGAGCCGGTAGATGGTGCCCGAGTCGGTGCCGCCCGCCCCGGCGAAGACCGACTCCTCGATCTGGTCCAGGTCCCGCTGGATCTCCTCGTCGACGGCCAGGTAGGTGTCCACGATCGTGTCCAGGATGGCGTGGAAGACCCCCAGCGGCCCGAACTCCACCATCGGGCCCGGGTCCTCCTCCAGCCGTTTGCGCACCCCGACCAGCTCGGCCGCCTCCCCGCGGCGGACGGTGACCACGAACCGGTCGCCGACGAAGATCATCAGCTCACCGGTCTCGATGTCGGAGGTCTCGTCCACGTACCGGATGGTGCGCAGCGCGGCGAAGATGGTGTGGCCGTAGCGTTCCAGCTTGACCCGTTGGGCGCCGGTGATGGCGTCCTCCACGGCCAACGGGTGCAGCTCGAGTGCGTCCTGGACCTGGTCGAACTCGGCGTCGGTCGGGTCCTTCAACCCGATCCAGATGAAGTCCTGCCCGTCCCGTTGCCGCACCCGGGCCAGCTCCGCCGACAGGTCGGTGCACGGCATCCGCCGCCCCTCGGCATACACCGCCTGGTCGACGATCACGGGTCAGCCCTTCCGGCCCATCACAGGTAGAGGCCGGTGCGGCCGTCCTGCACCCGCTCGGCGGCGACGGCGTGCAGGTCCTTCTCGCGCAACAGGATGTACTCCTTGGTACCGAGCTCGACCTGGGCGGGGTCCTGCGGGTCGAACAGTACGCGGTCCCCCACCTCGACCTGGCGCACGTTCTGTCCGACCGCGACCACGTGCGCCCACGACAGGCGACGGCCGACGCTCGCCGTCGCCGGGATGACGATGCCTCCCCCGGACTTGCGTTCTCCCTGTTGCCCCTCCAGCGATACCAGCACCCGGTCGTGCAACATCCGGATGGGCAGCTTGCCCGGGTCGGTCACCGCGGTGGTCAGCCCCGGTAGAAGGCGCGGCGGGCAGCGCCGAGCAGGATGGCGAGGCCGGCGACGCTCCCCAGCGCCACGGCGAGCCGGTCGAACCGCAGATCACCGTCGGGGGTGAAGGCGGCCTCGTTGACCTTCCCCTTCAGGGCCACCACCTGGCGACGCTTGACCTCGGCCGGGCTGACCCGGAACACGAGTTCGTCGACGGTGCGTGCCAACCGGTCACGGTTGGCGGCCAGCTCCGCCTCGATCTCCTTCATGGAGCGAGTCGCCTTCTTGTCCCCGGCCATGTGGCTCCCTTCCCAACGGTCGATGTCGCAGGTCCTTGCGCTGCCTGAGACGATAACGCAGAACACCCGTCGATCACCCAACGGAGGATGACTATGACCCGTCTCGAGGCCGGCGCCGCCGCCCCCGCCTGGACCCTGCCCGACGCCGAGGGCAACCAGGTGTCCCTGTCCGACTTCGCGGGACGCAAGCTGATCCTGTTCTGCTACCCCGCCGCGATGACCCCCGGGTGCACGACCGAGGCCTGCGACTTCCGGGACAACCTGGGCGTCCTCCAGGCCGCCGGGTATGCCCTGGTCGGCATCTCACCCGACGCGCCGGAGAAGCTGGCCGAGTTCACCGAGAAGGAGTCGCTGACCTACCCCCTGGTCTCCGACGAGGACAAGTCGGTGCTCACCGCCTACGGCGCCTACGGCGAGAAGAGCCTTTACGGCAAGACCGTCGTGGGCGTCATCCGGTCGACCTTCGTGATCGACGAGGAGGGCAAGATCGAGCTGGCCAGGTACAACGTGAAGGCGACCGGCCACGTCGCCTCGCTCGCCAAGGCCCTCGGGGTCGCTGCCTGATGCACCAGGTGACCCTCGGCGACGGGCTCCGGGTCAGCGCGATCGGCTTCGGCGGGATGGCGCTGAGCCGGGTCTACGGCGGCATCGCGCCCGAGGAGGCCCTGGCCACACTGCACGCCGCGGTCGACGCGGGGCTGACCTTCATCGACACCGCCGACGTCTACGGCGAGCGCCCCGAGGGGGCCACCGGACCGGCCGGCACCAACGAAGAGCTGGTCGGGCGGTTGCTGCGGGACCGGCGCGAGGAGGTCCAGCTGGCCACCAAGTTCGGCATCCTGGACGCCGCCGCCGGCCAGACGCGGGGCGATGCCGAGTACGTGCGCTCCGCCTGCGAGGCCAGCCTGCGCCGGCTCAAGATCGACACGATCGACCTGTACTACATGCACCGCCGCGAGCTGTCCCGCCCGATCGAGGAGACCGTGGCGGCGATGGCCGACCTGGTCTCCGAGGGCAAGGTGCGTCACCTGGGGCTGTCCGAGGTCACCGCGGACGAGCTGCGGGCCGCACAGGCCGTCCACCCGATCGCGGCCGTGCAGAGCGAGTGGAGCCTGTGGTCGCGCGACGTGGAGCGCCAGGTGGTGCCGACCGCGGCCGAGCTCGGGGTCGGCTTCGTGCCCTACTCCCCGCTGGGCCGGGGGTTCCTGACCGGCACGCTCACCCGGGAGGACGTCGCCGGGTCGATGCGCGAGGGGCAGGAACGGTTCACCGGTGAGGCCTTCGAGGCCAACCAGCAGGTCGTGGACGTCGCCCGCGGCGTCGCCGACGACCTCGGGGCCACCCCGGCCCAGGTGGCGCTGGCCTGGTTGCTGGCCAAGGGTGTGGAGTTCGGCCTGGGCGTCGCCCCCATCCCGGGGACGCGCAGCAGCGACCGGGTCGTGGAGAACGCAGCTGCGGCGGACCTGCGGCTCACCCCCGAGCAGGTGGCGCGGTTGGACGCGGCCGCCGACCTCGTCGTGGGCGGACGCAACCTGCACGCCGGGCGACCCGAGTGGGTGTCGGCCGGGCGGGAGTGACCGGTCCCGCGGACCCGGATCCGGACGGGTCCGCGGGGACGACATACGATCGCCCCGAAGCGCTCGTGGTGGAATTGGCAGACACGCAGGATTTAGGTTCCTGTGCCTTCGGGTGTGCGGGTTCAAGTCCCGCCGAGCGCACCCCATTGCGGGTGTCCTCGCGACCCCAAATTTCCCAGAAGGTTCAACTAGACACACCCTCCCGTCATGCCACATCATTAGCCATGGAGAGGGCCTGTCCACAGTTGTCGCACACACCTGTGTGGCGACGCCCGCTCCCTTGGACGAGGGCAACGACCCGGTTGACCACTCCAGGTTGCTCCACCTCCACACCCACCCGCGGTCTCCCGGACCCCATGCCTGGCGACCGCTCGCACAAAAGGAACACCATATGCGCCGCATTGCTACGACCATCCTCGCTGCCGCCCTCGCCGTCACCGGCCTCGTCGCCACGACGGCCCCCGCCAACGCCACCACGTTCGGCACCACGGTGGTGACCTGGGAAGGCAAGTAAGCCTTCTGCTGAGACCAGCCGCAGCCCCCGCCCCGGTCATCCGGGGCGGGGGCTGTCGTATGCCGTGAGCCCCGATTCCGCACCCCGGGGATGAGACCACCTTGAGAGGTCGATGAGACTTCGCTCAGAAACCCCCTTCTGGTTTGAGAACGACGTTTTCGCAGGTCATCATGGGTGCATGAAGCGTTCACGAATTGCCACGGGATCCCTTGCCGGTCTGCTCGCCCTGACGCTCGCCGGCTGTGGGGACAACTCCGACGAGACCACCGCGGGCGTGAGCGCCCCGGCCAGTTCCGACGCCGCCGAGGGTGAGGCCACCCCCGCCGACGAGGGTGCCGACACCACCACTCCGGACGACGGGGCCGACGACGCGGCCACCAGCAGCGATGCCGCCGCAGAGACCGGTGGCGACGACGCCTCCGCCACGACCGAGGCCGCGGCGGGCGGGGCCACCGACGCCGAGGAGCAGCTCGCCCGGCTGGAGGCCGTGATCGCGGTCGCCGAGGGCGAGGCCGGAGGCACCGCCTACGAGATCGACGACCAGGACGACGACGGCTCCTGGGAGGTCGACGTCGCGGTCGGCGACCGGAGCATCGAGGTCACGGTGAGTGCCGACGGCCAGGTCGTCGAGACCGAGGAGGACGACCTGGACGAGGACGACCGGGACGCCCTCGCGGCCGCCACGATCACCATCGTCGATGCCGCTGCCGCCGGACTGGACGAGGTCGACGGCACCCTGGACGACATCGAGCTGGACGAGGAGGACGGCACCTTCGCCTGGGAGGTGACGATCGACACCGCGGACGATGACGACGTCGAGGTCTACGTCGACGTCACCACCGGCGAGGTCATCCGGGTGGACCGCGACTGATCCAGCTCCGCCGATCCTCCGGACAGGCAGCCGCCCGGTCGGCCGCTGTGGCTGGCCGTCAGTCGCTGTGGTCTCCGGGGCGTAGTACCTTGATGTCGAGATACCACGGTTGGTCGCCACGAGGAGAAGGCATGCGCCTGCACCACGTCCAGGTCTCGATCCCCGCGGGCGGCGAGGACGCCGCTCGGTCCTTCTACGGGGGCGTCCTCGGGTTGGCCGAGGTCCCGAAACCGGAGCGGCTGGCTGCCCGCGGCGGCGTCTGGTTCCGTCAGGAGGGACTCGAGTTGCACCTGGGCGTCGAAGAGCCGTTCTCCCCCGCCGGCAAGGCACACCCGGCCTTCGCGGTGGCGGACGTAGCCGCCCTGGCGGCTGCGGTCGAGGCGGCCGGATACCCGGTCACGTGGGACGACAACATTCCCGGCGTGCTCCGCTTCCACACCCGAGACGGGCACGGCAACCGGGTCGAGCTGCAGCAGGAAACCACGGCCTGACCTGCGATGTCCCCGATACGAGGACAGGTCGGTGAGGACCTCCCCGCCAGCGGTTACCCGTGGGCCGGACCGGTCCGCAGTGGTGTGATCCGGCCCGGCGGGCTCGTCCCCGGGGGCCTGTCGGCCGCGGCCACCACCGGCCGCACGCCGGTCGTGGCCGTGGGGTCCAACGCCTCCCCCGAGGTCCTGCGCCGCAAACTGGCGGACCACCTGAGCCCCGGCATACCGATCGCACCTGCGGTGGTGGATGACCTCATGGTCGGTCACTCCGCGCACGTCAGCGCGCGCGGCTACGTCGCCGCCGCGCCCGGGCGGGTCGAGGGCGCCAGCGCCCCGGTCGCCGTCTGCTGGTTCGACGAGGAACAACTGGCCGCGCTGGACGCCACCGAGCCGAACTACCGCCGGATCGTCCTGCCCGGCGGTATGCCGTGCCGGCTGCCCGCGCCCGCCGCTACCGGGGGCGCGGCCCCGGACCCCGCCGACCGGGTGGACGGGGCGCAGGTCTACGACTCGGTCCACGGGGTGTTGGGCGAGGACGGCCGGGTGCTGCCGCTACGGGACCAGGCAGGGGTGCTGGCCTGGCTGGCCGAGCGGCTGCCGCCCGGCACCGTCCCGCAGGACCACGCGGCGCTGGCCGACGCGCGGTGTCGGGAAGCGGTCCGGGAGCAGATCGCCCTCCTCGGGCTCCGGGTGAGGCCCGCCCTGTGACCCGTCGCCGTCCCCGGCGGCCGGGCCCGACTAGGGTCGGCCCATGGAGCATGCGCAGCGCCGGGTCGGTTGGAACCGGGAGAGTTTCGAGGAGGCCGTGCGCCAGGCCGAGAAGTCGATCGGCGAGGGCGGCGTGCCGATCGGTTCGGCCCTCGACCTCGGCGGGACCCTGGTGGCCTCCGGCCACAATCTACGGGTGCAGGAGGGCGACCCGACCGCGCACGGCGAGATCAGCTGCCTGCGCAACGCCGGGCGGCAGCGCTCCTACCGGGACGCGGTGCTCTACACCACCCTCGCCCCGTGCGCGATGTGCACCGGGGCGATCCTGCTGTTCGGCATCCCGCTGGTGGTCGCCGGGGAGGACCGCACCTTCCCCGGTGAGACCGACCTGCTGCGCGAGCGGGGCGTGGAGGTCGTGGTGCTCGACGACCCGCGGTGCGTCGACCTCATGGAGCGCTTCCAGCGCGAGCACCCCGCCGTGTGGGCCGAGGATATCGGCAAGGTCTGACCAGGCCGAGGCGCTCCGACCGCCCCGGGGACACAGCCGGGTCAGACGACCCGGACACCCTCGCTGGCGACGGCCGGGCGCAACAGCTTCCACTCCCGGCCCCACGTCTTCACCTCGGCGGCGATTGTGTCGACCACGGCTCGGCGGGTGAGCACGAGCACGGTCGGGCCGGCGCCGGAGACCACGGCGGCGTGGCCCTGGGCGCGGAGCAGGTCGACGGCCGCCATCGACGTGGGGTAGGCCTCGCGGCGGTACTCCTGGTGCAGCCAGTCCTGCGTCGCGTCCAGCAGGAAGGTCGGGTCGGTGGTCAGCGCGTGGATCAGCAGGGCCGAGCGGCTCGCCTGCCGGGCGGCGTCGGCGTGCGCGATGTGCGGCGGCAGGACGGCCCGGGCGGTCCGGGTCGACAGCTTGCTGCCCACCGGCACGACGACCAGTGGTGCGACGTCCTCGTGCACCGTGAGCCGGGCCGTCCGCACCGCCTGCGGCGAGGGCATCCAGGAGACGGTCAGCCCGCCGTAGACGCTGGCCGAGGAGTTGTCCGGGTGACCCTCGAGGATGCCGGCGTGGGTGTTGACCAGGGCACGGTCCTCGCTGGTCAGCTCCCCCTGCCGGGCCAGCGCGAAGCCGAGGGCGAACCCGCCGACCCCGGCGGCCGCGGACGACCCGAGACCGGCCGACATCGGGATCTCGCAGCCGTAGGTCAGGTGCAGCCCCAGGCCGCGCTGCCGCAGCTCCTCCAGCCAGCCCAGCCCGCAGGCCTCCATCGCGGTCCGCAGGGCACGCGCCAGCAGCGAGCTGTCATCGCGCGGCAACCGTTGGGCGCCCTGCCCCTGGAGGTCCACCACCAGGCCGGGCTCGGAGGTGACGCGCACGGCATACGTGTCCCGCAGGTCCAGGCCCAGCCCGACCGAGTCGTAGCCCGGGCCGAGGTTGGCGCTGCTGGCGGGGACGGTGACAGTGACCGCGTCCGCCGCGGCGAGTTCCACCACGGGGCCGGTCACTCGGCCAGGCCCAGCGCGCGGGCGGCGGTCACCGCGTCGACCGGCACCCGGGTCGGTTCGACGTCGGACCCGTCGGCGTTCTTCAGCGCCCACTGCGGGTCCTTGAGGCCGTGCCCGGTCACGGTGCAGACGATGGTCGCGCCGCCCGGCACCTGCCCGGCGTCCGACGCCTTGAGCAGGCCGGCGACCGAGGCGGCCGAGGCCGGCTCCACGAAGACCCCCTCCCGGGAGGACAGCAGCCGGTGGGCGGCCAGGATCTCCTCGTCGGTGACGCTGTCGATCAGCCCGCCGGACTCGTCCCGGGCCGCCTCGGCGAACTCCCAGCTGGCGGGGTTGCCGATCCGGATCGCGGTGGCGATGGTCTCCGGCTCGTCTACCGGGTGCCCCAGCACGATCGGCGCCGCCCCGGCGGCCTGGAAGCCCCACATCCGGGGGCGCCGGGTGGCCGGTCCGGGCTGCTCGGCATCGCTCGTGTACTGCCGGTAACCGCGCCAGTAGGCCGTGATGTTGCCGGCGTTGCCCACGGGCAGGCAGTGGATGTCGGGGGCGTCGCCGAGCGCGTCGACCACCTCGAAGGCCGCCGTCTTCTGCCCCTCGATCCGGGCCGGGTTCACCGAGTTCACCAACTCGACCGGGTAGGCCTCGGACAGCTTGCGGGCCAGCGTCAGGCAATCGTCGAAGTTGCCGTCCACCTGCAACAACGTGGCACCGTGCGCGATCGCCTGGGACAGCTTGCCCATCGCGATCTTGCCGTCGGGCACCAGCACGCCACAGGTCATACCCGCCTTGGTCGCGTAGGCGGCGGCCGAGGCGCTGGTGTTGCCGGTCGAGGCGCAGATCACCGCCCTGGCCCCGGCCGCGGCGGCGGCCGAGATCGCGGTCGTCATGCCCCGGTCCTTGAACGACCCGGTCGGGTTGAGCCCCTCGTACTTCAGGTGCACCTGCGCCCCGACCAGCTCGGACAGGTGCTCGGCCGGGATCAGCGGCGTGCCGCCCTCGCGCAGCGTGACGACCGTCCCGCGGGTGTTCTCCGGGAGCCGCTCGGCGTACTCGGCGATGACGCCGCGCCACTGGTGTGCCATGGATGGGACCTTTCCGTATGCCGGGGGCAGGGGCGGGAGCGCCCGCTCGCCCGCCCGTGAGACTACAAGGCCCGCCCGGTGGCAGCGCGGGTGGACGCCCGCGCACCTCAGGCGTCGATCGTCGTCCGCTCCTTGCGCGCCGTGCGACGCCGCAGCAGCGACCCGATGAGCGGCGCGGAGATCGCCAGGAGGGCGACCACCATCAGCGTCCCGGACAGCGGCCGCTGGAAGACGATGAACAGGTTCCCATCGCCCATCGCCGAGGTCTGCACCAGGGCCCGCTCCAGCAACGGCCCGAGGACCAGCCCGAGGACCAGCGGGGCCGCCGGGAAGTTGAACCGCTTCATGAAGTAGCCCAGCAGGCCGGCCACGAAGACCACCCACATGGTGAAGGTGTTGTTGCCCAGCGCGAAGGCGCCGACCATGCTGACGAAGATCACCATCGGGTAGAGGTAGCTGTACGGGATCCGCAGGATCTGGGCGAAGACCGGCGCCAGCGGCAGGTTGAGCGCCAGCAGGATCAGGTTGCCGAAGAAGAAGGAGACCAGCAGGCCCCAGACGAGGTCCGGCTGCTGCTCGAAGAGCAGCGGCCCGGGCTGCAGGCCGAAGATCACGAAGGCCCCCAGCAGGATTGCCGTCGTGCCGCTGCCCGGG contains:
- the bcp gene encoding thioredoxin-dependent thiol peroxidase, with protein sequence MTRLEAGAAAPAWTLPDAEGNQVSLSDFAGRKLILFCYPAAMTPGCTTEACDFRDNLGVLQAAGYALVGISPDAPEKLAEFTEKESLTYPLVSDEDKSVLTAYGAYGEKSLYGKTVVGVIRSTFVIDEEGKIELARYNVKATGHVASLAKALGVAA
- a CDS encoding aldo/keto reductase — its product is MHQVTLGDGLRVSAIGFGGMALSRVYGGIAPEEALATLHAAVDAGLTFIDTADVYGERPEGATGPAGTNEELVGRLLRDRREEVQLATKFGILDAAAGQTRGDAEYVRSACEASLRRLKIDTIDLYYMHRRELSRPIEETVAAMADLVSEGKVRHLGLSEVTADELRAAQAVHPIAAVQSEWSLWSRDVERQVVPTAAELGVGFVPYSPLGRGFLTGTLTREDVAGSMREGQERFTGEAFEANQQVVDVARGVADDLGATPAQVALAWLLAKGVEFGLGVAPIPGTRSSDRVVENAAAADLRLTPEQVARLDAAADLVVGGRNLHAGRPEWVSAGRE
- a CDS encoding PepSY domain-containing protein, whose translation is MKRSRIATGSLAGLLALTLAGCGDNSDETTAGVSAPASSDAAEGEATPADEGADTTTPDDGADDAATSSDAAAETGGDDASATTEAAAGGATDAEEQLARLEAVIAVAEGEAGGTAYEIDDQDDDGSWEVDVAVGDRSIEVTVSADGQVVETEEDDLDEDDRDALAAATITIVDAAAAGLDEVDGTLDDIELDEEDGTFAWEVTIDTADDDDVEVYVDVTTGEVIRVDRD
- a CDS encoding VOC family protein, encoding MRLHHVQVSIPAGGEDAARSFYGGVLGLAEVPKPERLAARGGVWFRQEGLELHLGVEEPFSPAGKAHPAFAVADVAALAAAVEAAGYPVTWDDNIPGVLRFHTRDGHGNRVELQQETTA
- a CDS encoding nucleoside deaminase; the encoded protein is MEHAQRRVGWNRESFEEAVRQAEKSIGEGGVPIGSALDLGGTLVASGHNLRVQEGDPTAHGEISCLRNAGRQRSYRDAVLYTTLAPCAMCTGAILLFGIPLVVAGEDRTFPGETDLLRERGVEVVVLDDPRCVDLMERFQREHPAVWAEDIGKV
- a CDS encoding homoserine kinase, translated to MTGPVVELAAADAVTVTVPASSANLGPGYDSVGLGLDLRDTYAVRVTSEPGLVVDLQGQGAQRLPRDDSSLLARALRTAMEACGLGWLEELRQRGLGLHLTYGCEIPMSAGLGSSAAAGVGGFALGFALARQGELTSEDRALVNTHAGILEGHPDNSSASVYGGLTVSWMPSPQAVRTARLTVHEDVAPLVVVPVGSKLSTRTARAVLPPHIAHADAARQASRSALLIHALTTDPTFLLDATQDWLHQEYRREAYPTSMAAVDLLRAQGHAAVVSGAGPTVLVLTRRAVVDTIAAEVKTWGREWKLLRPAVASEGVRVV
- the thrC gene encoding threonine synthase → MAHQWRGVIAEYAERLPENTRGTVVTLREGGTPLIPAEHLSELVGAQVHLKYEGLNPTGSFKDRGMTTAISAAAAAGARAVICASTGNTSASAAAYATKAGMTCGVLVPDGKIAMGKLSQAIAHGATLLQVDGNFDDCLTLARKLSEAYPVELVNSVNPARIEGQKTAAFEVVDALGDAPDIHCLPVGNAGNITAYWRGYRQYTSDAEQPGPATRRPRMWGFQAAGAAPIVLGHPVDEPETIATAIRIGNPASWEFAEAARDESGGLIDSVTDEEILAAHRLLSSREGVFVEPASAASVAGLLKASDAGQVPGGATIVCTVTGHGLKDPQWALKNADGSDVEPTRVPVDAVTAARALGLAE